Proteins encoded together in one Prevotella scopos JCM 17725 window:
- a CDS encoding RNA polymerase sigma factor: MEDIYDKWVMQLREGSYEAFSELYMYYSNKLYSFILAQTKNVSLSEDIVQETFMKLWNMREQLDCYGNVNALIFTIARNLIIDSFRKQVAQLDFEDYRQACDKLSSFATPEEQLDYYESVDRIRQVKKLLSKRACQIYEMSREKNMPIQEIAESLNLSSQTVKNYLTSTLKIFRRELSR, from the coding sequence ATGGAAGACATTTATGATAAGTGGGTAATGCAGTTGAGAGAAGGTTCTTACGAGGCTTTCTCAGAATTGTATATGTATTACTCGAACAAGTTATATAGCTTCATATTGGCGCAGACAAAGAATGTTTCACTTTCAGAAGATATCGTTCAAGAAACTTTTATGAAATTGTGGAATATGCGTGAACAATTAGATTGTTATGGTAATGTAAATGCCTTGATATTTACCATTGCTCGTAATTTAATTATTGATAGTTTTAGGAAGCAGGTGGCACAGCTTGATTTTGAGGACTATCGTCAAGCATGTGATAAACTATCTTCATTTGCAACACCAGAAGAACAGCTTGATTACTATGAGTCGGTTGATCGAATTCGGCAGGTAAAGAAACTGTTATCAAAGCGTGCTTGTCAGATTTACGAGATGAGTCGTGAAAAGAATATGCCCATTCAAGAGATTGCAGAGTCCCTGAACTTATCTTCACAGACTGTAAAAAACTATCTTACATCTACTTTAAAAATATTTAGAAGAGAGTTG